The sequence GTGTTTTCTGCTTCAGGAATTTCACGCTCCGGATCTTTCTGTTGCAAACGAAAGTGTTCCTGGCGTTGCCGATGTGCGCGAAGCAGATCGAGCCGATCGCGTCGTATGGCGCGCAACTGTCGTTCCAGACTTTGGTCCAGTTGATCGGCCGAGTCCTCCAGCCTGGCGGCTTCAGCCGGGTCCGCTGGCGGCGCTGCAGCGCTGTCGCTTTGCGGCCCTCGTTGCGGCTGATACAGGTCGAGGGGCGGAAACCAGGACTCCTCGCCAGGCAGCTCCAGCCGACAGGGATTGCAGCGACGATCAAAGTCAAAGAAGAGCAGGGCGCGGATCTCATCGCCGGGTTGCGCACTGCGCCAGCCCTCAAGCCGACGCTGTTCGTCTTGTAGCCAGCGCTGTAAGCGTTCGCTGCGCTCGCTGGCAGAAACGGTGTCTTCTGCCAGCGTCAGTTGCCAGTCCGGAAGATGCTGCAGAAAGTATCCGTTGCGTCGCGGCGCCCCAAAGGCAGACGGAACAAAGGGCGCCAGCGCCGGCGAATAAATCTCGCGGGCGTAGTCAGACAGCGAAGTAGCGCGAACGACCAGGTGGTCGGCTCGCCACAGCACTTGATCAATGGCAAGCTCTCGGGGGCGGCGGTCTACATTTAAAGCGCGCAGCAGCAACGGCCGTCCGGGCGGCGTTTCGCGCACTGCTGGTTTGTGCACATCAAGCAGGCCGGACAGGCGGCCGCATTCTTCAGCGCTGAGCCCGCGCAGCGTCAACTCAATGCCATCGCGGCGCGTGCGACGTTCCCAGCGACCGTCGCCGTCGCTCCAGAAATACTCTCCGCCGTGAAGATTTGCTTCGCCGCTATGCACCGCCTGTGGCAAGAGCACTGGCTGAAAGCAGCCGACGGTCAGAACCGTCGCCGCCAGTACAAAGTCCAGGAAGCGCCAGCGAAGCATCAGGAGTCCGTTTTCAAGATGGCCAGAAAGGCTTCCTGCGGAATGTCAACATTGCCGATCGACTTCATCCGTTTCTTGCCTTCTTTCTGCTTCTCCAGCAGCTTCCGCTTGCGGCTGATGTCGCCGCCGTAACATTTTGCTGTTACGTTCTTGCGCAGGGCGCTGATATTTTCGCGAGCGATCACCTTGGCGCCGATGGCCGCCTGCAATGGGATCTGAAACTGGTGACGCGGAATCAATTCTTTGAGTCGCTCTACAAGCGCGCGTCCGCGTTGTTCGGCGCGCCCGCGATGCGTAACCATGGCCAGAGCATCAACCGGCGCGCCGTTGACCAGGATGTCCACCTTGACCAGCTGCCCCTCGCGGTAGCCTTCCAGTTCGTAGTCCAGCGAAGCATAGCCCCTCGATATTGACTTCAATCGATCGTAAAATTCGAAAATCAGTTCAGCAAGCGGCACCAGATAGAGCAGTTGCACCTTGCCATCTTCCAGATAGACAATATTGTCCTGGATTCCTCGCTTCTCCTGCAACAATTGCAAGACGTTGCCGAGGTAATCCTGGGGCGTCATGATCGATGCCTTTACGTAGGGCTCTTCCATGCTTTGAATCGTCGCCGGATTGGGCCAGTGCGCGGGGTTGTCGATCTCCTGCACTTCGCCGCGCATATCCTGTATGCGATACTTCACAGTCGGCGCCGTAGAAATCAGGTTCAGGTCAAATTCGCGCTGCAATCGCTCCTGCACAATTTCCATGTGCAACAAACCCAGATAGCCAACACGATAGCCAAAGCCGAGGGCCGGGCTGGACTCCGGTTCAAATACCAGGGCGGCATCGTTGAGCTTCAGCTTGAGCATTGCGTCTTTCAGATTTGGATAGTCCTCGCCATTGACCGGAAAAAGGCCGGCAAAGACCATCGGTTTGGCTTCGCGATAGCCGGGCAGGGCCTCCGTGGCTGGCCGATCTTCGCGCGTCACCGTGTCGCCCACGCGCGTATCCTCCACCGATTTCACGCCGGCGATGATATAGCCGACTTCGCCTGCCGAGAGCCCTTCGCGCGGGACATTGACGATGGTATTGACGCCGAGTTCCGTGACCACAAAGCTCTTGCCGGTGCTGATCATCTGAATGCTGTCGCCCTTGCGCAGGCTGCCGTCAAATACGCGAACCTTCATGATCGCGCCAGCGTAGCTGTCGTAGTACGAATCGTAGATCAGCGCTCGCAATGGTCCGGCGAGGTCGCCTCCCGGCGGCGGGATCAGGCGGGCAATGGCGTGCAGGATCGCCTCTACATTGTGGCCGGTCTTGGCTGAAACCGGAATTGCCTCTTCGGGATCAAGGCCAAGCGAGTTCTCAATCAGTTTGAGCATGCGCGGCACATCGGCCGCTGGCAAATCGATCTTGTTGATGATCGGAATAATGCGCAGATTGTTTTCCATGGCCAGGTAGAGATTGGCCAGGGTCTGCGCCTCAACTCCTTGCGTGGAATCCACCAGTAACAATACGCCCTCGCAGGCTGCCAGCGAACGCGACACCTCGTAAGTGAAGTCCACGTGACCGGGCGTATCAATCAGGTTGTAGGTAAAACTCTGGCCCTCCGAGGAATAGTTGAACGTAGCCGAGTTGGATTTGATGGTAATGCCGCGCTCACGCTCGATATCCATCGTATCGAGGATTTGATCGCGTCGCGTGCGCTTGTCGGTCACGCCGGCGATTTCCAGCAGGCGATCGGCCAGAGTGCTCTTGCCATGATCGATGTGAGCGATGATGGAGAAATTACGGATGAATTTTCGTCGATCTTCCAGCTGCGCCATGTCAGGGCTGCTCCGTCGGTCAGAAACGGCCAGGGCCGGTCGTCGCCCAGCGATTTTCCCGGCGCTCCGCGGGTCGCGCAAACGGCGGCGCCGCGGTTGACGGCAAGCGCAGCGGAGTTCCTGCGACGCGGCGCTGTTCTGGCCAGGTTCGACAATCGCCAGAATCAGTCTGCGATGCGCAGTGAACCCTAAAATTGCTGGCGGCGGGGCGGCAAATTCGTCCAATGCAATCATGCAGACTCGACACATCAAGTGGGGCGCTATCCTGCTGGCCTTGCTCTCTCTGGCGGTTTACTACTTTTCGGCGGAGACCTTTCGCAATCCGGTTACTGGCGAAGAATCGCGCGTTGGCCTTTCACGGGACCAGGAACAGGCACTGGGGCTGCAGGGCTTCCAGGAGGTCATCTCCGGCGCTCGCACCATTGATAGCGGTCCGGAATACGAAATGGTGGGCCGTGTCGCACAACGGCTGACGCACGCCGTGGGACAGGACGGCGCGGATCTGGACTGGGAGGTAGCGCTGGTCGATAGTCCGGAAGCCAACGCTTTCTGTTTGCCTGGCGGCAAGATCGTCATTTACACCGGAATTCTGCCGACAGCCCGAGACGAAGCGGGTCTGGCAACCGTGATGGGCCACGAAATCGCCCACGCCATTGCGCGACATGGCGCGCAGCGCGTATTCGAACAGGGCGCCATACAGATTGCGGTTCAAGGATTGCAAGAAGGACTCAGTGATCTTTCAGCTGAGCAACGACAAACAATCATGGGGCTATTTGGCGCCGGCGCGCAATACGGCGTGGTGTTGCCCTTCTCGCGCGAACACGAACTGGAAGCGGATCGCATGGGACTTGTTTACATGGCCCGCGCTGGCTATGACCCGGAGCAGGCTGTTGATTTCTGGAAGCGCATGGCGGCCAGCGCCGGCGCCGGACGTCCGATCGAGTTAATGTCCACTCATCCATCGGATTCGCGGCGCATCCAGGCCATTGGCCAGCATATGGCGGAGGCGCTGGAGGAATACCGGCGCGCACGTCAGCGCGATGGGGACCGTCACTCGGACTCCTCGCTTCTGGATTTTGGCCGCGTGGACAATGGACCGGAGGATGCGCCAGCTGAGGAAGAAACACAAAGTGCAGAATTGCGAGGCGCTGGCAAGTAGCTCTGCCAGCGGCGATCGCCTCTGACGCGCAGCGTGGAGCGAATTCGCCGCAATCAGCCCGTCTATACCTTGCTGGCGCCGCCCGTTTGTGACATAAGATAGATTATCGGAAGTAAGGGCGGGGTCTGCAGCTCATGGCGCTGCAGGATTCGTCGGCGCTTGATTGCGTGCACTTTGACTCAGATGGTTGAAGTATGGCCCGATGCCAGGATCAAGGCAGATCTCCGGAGGCAGACAATGAACGAACTACAGCAAGCAGCGCTTTGGATTGCCCTGGCCGCAGGCAGCGTTGCCGGCTGTCGCCCGGCGGACCCGGTCGTTCTGGATGGACACAGCTATTCTGCCGCTGAATTGGTGCAGCCGCCAGAGCATCGCAACTGGCAAGAGTACAGTGCAAGGGGTCGCCAGTGGGCTGTTGCGACCGATTCGCCTGATGCGACAGGGGCAGCGCTGCAGGTCTACAAGGCTGGCGGCAATGCGATTGATGCTGCCGTGGCCGCAAGCTTTGTGCTGGCCGTAGTACGACCGCAATCAACCGGCCTTGGCGGCGGAGGCTTCCTCATTTATCACGATGCACGTCGTCGTCAAAGCTTTGCCTACGACTTCCGGGAGCGGGCGCCATCCTCGGCGCGCGCCGACATGTACCGGGACGCCGAAGGTCGCGTCGATGCGCGCGCTTCGCTCTTTGGTCCGCGGGCCATTGCTACGCCTGGCTTTGTTCCGGGGCTGCTTGAAATTCACCGGCGTCACGGCCGACTGCCGCTCTCTGCCATTCTGGCCCCGGCGCTAAGACTGGCGAGCAATGGATTTGTGATCTATCCCGATCTGGCCAGTTCAATCAGCGATGCCTTGCCTGATATGGACGAAGAAATGCGCCAGACCTTTGCCGCACCGGGCGCGCGCGATAACGGCCAGCTACTGCGTCAGCCAATGCTGGCCAGAACTTTGCAGACAATTATCGAAAGCGGCGACCGTGAATTTCGCAGCGGCACGGTCGCAAGGGCCATGGTCCGCAGTTCTGAAGGACAGCTGAGTCTTGCCGATCTAAAAAACTATCAGGTGCGTCGCATGCCGCCGCTGCAAATGCAGATTGGCAATCAGCGATTGGAGACGATGCCGCCTCCATCCTCCGGAGTATTCTTGCTATTGATGGTGGCCGGCTTTCAACAGGCCGGAGGCCAGGCAATTTGCGGCAGCGACTCGCTGCATTGCGTGCACTTGAAAACCGAGCTATTGCGCCGGGCCTTTGCCGATCGAGCCCGCTATGGCGGCGAGGGTTCGGCAATTTCGCCTGGCGCGTTGCTTTCGCCAGCTCGAATTACACGCGTCGTTGCAGGCATCAATATGCAAAAAGCAACATCATCGCGACAGATCCTCGACGCCGAAAATCAATCTGCCGAATCGACGCAGACCACCCACGTCTCGCTCATGGATCAGAGCGGCGACGGCGTCAGCGTAACCCACTCAATCAACTATCGCTTTGGATCGCGGCGGATGGCGCCGGGGACCGGCATCGTAATGAACGATACCATGGACGACTTTGCCGTAGCGCCTGGCCAGGCCAACGTCTACGGCCTTGTCGGCGATGCCGCCAATGCAATTGCTCCTGGCCGCACTCCGCTTTCCAGCATGTCGCCGCTGCTTGCCTATCAGGGGGGCCAGCTGCAACTGGCCCTGGGCGCGCCCGGAGGCTCGCGTATTCTGAGCACAATCTTTGAGAGCTATTTGCATGCCGTAGCCGGCGATCCAGCCTACGTTGCTGTAGCCCGCGGCCGCATCCATCACCAGTGGCAACCAGATACTCTTTTCTACGAGGCGCAAAGCGCCGCCAGCCGGGAACTGCCCGCATTGCAGGCAATGGGACACAAGCTTTCCCCGACGCAAATTCCGGCCAAAGCCTTCCTCACACTCCGACGCGGCGCCTACTTTGAAGCGGCCTCCGATCCGCGCGGCGATGGCCTCGCTGGCGCACATTGAGTCCTGTGGACTTTCGAAAAATTGGCGCTGTCGATGAAAACGATTCGCCCGCCGAATCGACCGAAACTAAGCTGATTGCGGCGCCAGCCTCGTGGCGGCGCCGAAGCTTACAACTATGACCCACAGCCTTCGTCCGATGCGTCTGCCCTCGCCAGAAATTATCCTGAACGAAGGCAGCTTGCACGGCCTGGAACGGGAATGCCAGCGCGTTAGCGCGACTGGCGCTCTTTCCCGCAATCCACATCCCATTGCCCTTGGCAGTCCCCTCGCCCATCCGTTGATCACTACTGACTACGGCGAGGCGCAGCTGGAGTTCACCACCGCGCCGCATCACTCAATGCAGGATGTGTTGAACGAGGTAAAACTGGCCGGGGCTTTCACTGCCCGCCACATTGGCGATGAACTGCTCTGGCCGTTCAGCATGCCGCCGCGACTTCCCGAAGACGAAGCCGATATAGACATTGCGCGCTACGGAAAGTCGCGCAGCGGTCGCAACCGCGAAATCTACCGTCGCGGTCTGGCGCATCGCTATGGCCGGCGCATGCAAACGATCAGCGGCGTGCACTACAATTTTTCGCCGGGTCTGGAATTCTGGGAACGGTGGCACGGGCGAACTCTTCGCGAGCAGCCCGGAACGTTGCATTCCGATTCGTTGCGAACTCTGGTCGATGAGAGTTACTTTCACATCATCCGCAATTTTACGCGACGCGCATATCTACTGGCTTTTCTGTTTGGCGCCTCGCCAGCCGCAGACGCCAGTTTCGTAGAGCGCGCCGATCCGCGCTTGCAGCGTCTGGACCGCCACACCTGGCTCGGTCGCCACGCCACATCGCTTCGGCTGAGCGACCTGGGCTACAGCAATCGACGCTCGCCCGGCCTCCATATTTCGCTCAACTCGGCGCGAGAATACATGCAAGATCTCTGCAACGCCGTCAGCTCTCCCCATCCAGCTTACGCAGCGTTTCGCAATCGTCCTGACGAAATGCTCAACGACTTCATCCTCCAGAACGAAAACGAGTACTATGCGCCGATTCGCCCGAAACAGCCAATCATGGAAAATGAGCGGCCGCTCGACGCCCTCAATGCACGCGGCGTCCGTTATCTGGAAGTACGCACGCTCGATCTGGACCCGGAAAGCAACGGCGGAATATGTATCGAGCGGCTCAGCTTTATTCAGATGCTGCTGCTCCATGCGCTCTTTACGGAATCGCCGCCGCTTGGCGAAACCGAGGCCCGGCGCTGTCGGGAGCGGATGTTGCGCGTTGCCTGGGAGGGTCGGCGACGCGACCTGAGTCTCGTTGGCGAAAACGGACGGAAGTCGCTGCACGATGACGGGCTTCAGCTTTGCGACGAGCTACTGCCGCTGGCCGAGCGCCTTGACCAGGAGTGTGGCAGCCAGGACTATACTGAATCGCTGCGCTTGCAGGCGGCGAAATTTCGCGATCCGGAATTGACGCCCTCTGCGCTTCATGCTCGCGAACTGGACGCATCGGGT comes from Leptospirales bacterium and encodes:
- the lepA gene encoding translation elongation factor 4 encodes the protein MEDRRKFIRNFSIIAHIDHGKSTLADRLLEIAGVTDKRTRRDQILDTMDIERERGITIKSNSATFNYSSEGQSFTYNLIDTPGHVDFTYEVSRSLAACEGVLLLVDSTQGVEAQTLANLYLAMENNLRIIPIINKIDLPAADVPRMLKLIENSLGLDPEEAIPVSAKTGHNVEAILHAIARLIPPPGGDLAGPLRALIYDSYYDSYAGAIMKVRVFDGSLRKGDSIQMISTGKSFVVTELGVNTIVNVPREGLSAGEVGYIIAGVKSVEDTRVGDTVTREDRPATEALPGYREAKPMVFAGLFPVNGEDYPNLKDAMLKLKLNDAALVFEPESSPALGFGYRVGYLGLLHMEIVQERLQREFDLNLISTAPTVKYRIQDMRGEVQEIDNPAHWPNPATIQSMEEPYVKASIMTPQDYLGNVLQLLQEKRGIQDNIVYLEDGKVQLLYLVPLAELIFEFYDRLKSISRGYASLDYELEGYREGQLVKVDILVNGAPVDALAMVTHRGRAEQRGRALVERLKELIPRHQFQIPLQAAIGAKVIARENISALRKNVTAKCYGGDISRKRKLLEKQKEGKKRMKSIGNVDIPQEAFLAILKTDS
- a CDS encoding M48 family metallopeptidase, coding for MNPKIAGGGAANSSNAIMQTRHIKWGAILLALLSLAVYYFSAETFRNPVTGEESRVGLSRDQEQALGLQGFQEVISGARTIDSGPEYEMVGRVAQRLTHAVGQDGADLDWEVALVDSPEANAFCLPGGKIVIYTGILPTARDEAGLATVMGHEIAHAIARHGAQRVFEQGAIQIAVQGLQEGLSDLSAEQRQTIMGLFGAGAQYGVVLPFSREHELEADRMGLVYMARAGYDPEQAVDFWKRMAASAGAGRPIELMSTHPSDSRRIQAIGQHMAEALEEYRRARQRDGDRHSDSSLLDFGRVDNGPEDAPAEEETQSAELRGAGK
- a CDS encoding gamma-glutamyltransferase family protein — its product is MNELQQAALWIALAAGSVAGCRPADPVVLDGHSYSAAELVQPPEHRNWQEYSARGRQWAVATDSPDATGAALQVYKAGGNAIDAAVAASFVLAVVRPQSTGLGGGGFLIYHDARRRQSFAYDFRERAPSSARADMYRDAEGRVDARASLFGPRAIATPGFVPGLLEIHRRHGRLPLSAILAPALRLASNGFVIYPDLASSISDALPDMDEEMRQTFAAPGARDNGQLLRQPMLARTLQTIIESGDREFRSGTVARAMVRSSEGQLSLADLKNYQVRRMPPLQMQIGNQRLETMPPPSSGVFLLLMVAGFQQAGGQAICGSDSLHCVHLKTELLRRAFADRARYGGEGSAISPGALLSPARITRVVAGINMQKATSSRQILDAENQSAESTQTTHVSLMDQSGDGVSVTHSINYRFGSRRMAPGTGIVMNDTMDDFAVAPGQANVYGLVGDAANAIAPGRTPLSSMSPLLAYQGGQLQLALGAPGGSRILSTIFESYLHAVAGDPAYVAVARGRIHHQWQPDTLFYEAQSAASRELPALQAMGHKLSPTQIPAKAFLTLRRGAYFEAASDPRGDGLAGAH
- the gshA gene encoding glutamate--cysteine ligase; protein product: MTHSLRPMRLPSPEIILNEGSLHGLERECQRVSATGALSRNPHPIALGSPLAHPLITTDYGEAQLEFTTAPHHSMQDVLNEVKLAGAFTARHIGDELLWPFSMPPRLPEDEADIDIARYGKSRSGRNREIYRRGLAHRYGRRMQTISGVHYNFSPGLEFWERWHGRTLREQPGTLHSDSLRTLVDESYFHIIRNFTRRAYLLAFLFGASPAADASFVERADPRLQRLDRHTWLGRHATSLRLSDLGYSNRRSPGLHISLNSAREYMQDLCNAVSSPHPAYAAFRNRPDEMLNDFILQNENEYYAPIRPKQPIMENERPLDALNARGVRYLEVRTLDLDPESNGGICIERLSFIQMLLLHALFTESPPLGETEARRCRERMLRVAWEGRRRDLSLVGENGRKSLHDDGLQLCDELLPLAERLDQECGSQDYTESLRLQAAKFRDPELTPSALHARELDASGLCYIDFGLQRARRLMEQLQKRVISESEMQHMQELSARSLEAQALLERQTATDPAPSVAARPAVCGQP